From Oncorhynchus mykiss isolate Arlee chromosome 6, USDA_OmykA_1.1, whole genome shotgun sequence, the proteins below share one genomic window:
- the LOC110525817 gene encoding clathrin heavy chain 1 isoform X1 yields MAQILPIRFQEHLQLQNLGVNPANIGFSYLTMESDKFICIREKVGEQNQVVIIDMADPNNPSRRPISADSAIMNPASKVIALKAAKCLQIFNIEMKSKMKAHTMTEEVMFWKWISVNTVALVTEAAVYHWSMEGDSQPIKVFDRHASLAGCQIINYRTDEQQKWLLLIGISAQQNRVVGAMQLYSVDRKVSQPIEGHAAAFGEFKVEGNTKASTLFCFAVRSQAGGKLHIIEVGQPATGNQPFTKKAVDVFFPPEAQTDFPVAMQIGTKHGVIYLITKYGYIHLYDLESGVCIYMNRISAETIFVTAPHELTSGIIGVNKKGQVLSVCVEEENIVNYATNVLQNPDLGLRMAVRSNLAGAEELFARKFNTLFAQGSYSEAAKVAASTPKGILRTAETIRKFQSVPAQPGQASPLLQYFGILLDQGQLNKFESLELCRPVLQQGRKQLLEKWLKEDKLECCEELGDLVKAVDPTLALSVYLRANVPSKVIQCFAETGQFQKIVLYAKKVGYSPDWVFLLRNVMRVSPEQGLQFSQMLVADEEPLANINQIVDVFMEGSLIQQCTSFLLDALKNNQPAEGHLQTRLLEMNLIHAPQVADAILGNQMFSHYDRAHIAQLCEKAGLQQRALEHYTDLFDIKRAVVHTHLLNPEWLVNFFGALSVEDSVECLRAMLSANIRQNLQLCVQVASKYHEQLGTNTLVELFESFKSYEGLFYFLGSIVNFSQDPDVHFKYIQAACKTGQIKEVERICRESNCYDPDRVKNFLKEAKLTDQLPLIIVCDRFDFVHDLVLYLYRNTLQKYIEIYVQKVNPSRLPVVIGGLLDVDCAEDVIKNLIMVVRGQFSTDELVAEVEKRNRLKLLLSWLESRIHEGCEEPATHNALAKIYIDSNNTPERFLKENTFYDSAVVGKYCEKRDPHLACVAYERGQCDLDLIKVCNENSLFKSEARYLVRRKDPELWANVLEENNPYRRQLIDQVVQTALSETQDPEEVSVTVKAFMTADLPNELIELLEKIVLDNSVFSEHRNLQNLLILTAIKADRTRVMEYVNRLDNYDAPDIANIAISNELFEEAFAIFKKFDVNTSAIQVLIEQISNLDRAYEFAERCNEAAVWSQLARAQLQRDLVKEAIDSYIKADDPSAYMEVVSAASKNNNWEDLVKFLQMARKKARESYVETELIFALAKTVRLAELEEFVSGPNNAHIQQVGDRCYEEGMYDAAKLLYNNVSNFARLASTLVHLGEYQAAVDSARKANSTRTWKEVCCACVDGEEFRLAQICGLHIVIHADELEELISYYQDRGYYEELIGLLEAALGLERAHMGMFTELAILYSKFKPQKMREHLELFWSRVNIPKVLRAAEQSHLWAELVFLYDKYEEYDNAVLTMMSHPTDAWKEVQFKDIIAKVANVELYYKSLSFYLDNKPLLTNDLLTILSPRLDHSRTVSYFTKVNQLKLVKPYLRSVQSHNNKGVNEALNNLLTEEEDYQGLRASIDAYDNFDTIGLAQRLEKHELIEFRRIAAYLYKGNNRWRQSVELCKKDKLYKDGMLYAAESKDAELAETLLQWFLEEGRKECFAACLFASYDLLHPDVVLELAWRHNIMDFAMPYFIQVMREYLTKVDEVEEKVTVDKLEESESQRKTEEEVTEPTPIVFGQQLMLTAGSAPVAPQPGYPGGYGYAAPGYSPQPPYNYNM; encoded by the exons ATGGCCCAGATACTGCCGATACGATTTCAGGAACATCTGCAG CTGCAGAACCTGGGGGTGAACCCGGCTAACATTGGTTTCAGCTACCTGACCATGGAGTCTGACAAGTTCATCTGCATCCGGGAGAAGGTGGGCGAGCAGAACCAGGTGGTGATCATAGACATGGCTGACCCCAATAACCCCAGCAGACGTCCTATCTCTGCTGACAGTGCCATCATGAACCCTGCCAGCAAGGTCATCGCCCTCAAAG CTGCTAAGTGCCTGCAGATCTTCAACATTGAGATGAAGAGTAAGATGAAGGCTCACACCATGACTGAGGAAGTCATGTTCTGGAAGTGGATCTCTGTCAACACCGTCGCCTTGGTGACTGAAGCGGCTGTCTACCATTGGAGCATGGAGGGGGACTCGCAGCCCATCAAAGTGTTTGATCGGCACGCAAGTCTGGCCGGATGCCAGATCATAAACTACAGAACAGACGAACAGCAGAAGTGGCTCCTCCTTATAGGGATCTcggcacag CAAAACCGTGTGGTGGGGGCCATGCAGCTGTACTCTGTGGACAGGAAGGTGTCCCAGCCCATCGAAGGCCATGCTGCAGCCTTCGGAGAGTTTAAGGTGGAGGGCAACACCAAAGCCTCCACTCTGTTCTGCTTCGCTGTGCGCAGCCAGGCTGGGGGCAAG CTGCACATCATAGAGGTGGGTCAGCCGGCTACAGGGAACCAGCCGTTTACTAAGAAGGCTGTTGATGTGTTCTTCCCACCTGAGGCTCAGACAGACTTCCCCGTTGCCATGCAG ATTGGCACCAAGCACGGTGTGATCTACCTGATCACGAAGTATGGCTACATCCACCTGTACGACCTGGAGTCAGGAGTGTGTATCTACATGAACCGCATCAGCGCCGAGACCATCTTCGTCACCGCCCCCCACGAACTCACCTCCGGCATCATCGGGGTTAACAAGAAGGGACAG gtgttgtcagtgtgtgtggaggaggaaaACATAGTGAACTATGCCACCAACGTGCTGCAGAACCCAGACCTGGGCCTGAGGATGGCCGTGCGTTCTAACCTGGCCGGGGCTGAGGAGCTGTTTGCCAGGAAGTTCAACACACTGTTCGCCCAGGGCTCCTACTCCGAGGCTGCCAAGGTGGCCGCATCCACACCCAAG ggtatcctgcgcacAGCGGAGACCATCCGTAAGTTCCAGAGCGTGCCAGCCCAGCCGGGCCAGGCCTCTCCTCTGCTGCAGTACTTTGGCATCCTGCTGGACCAGGGCCAGCTCAACAAGTTTGAGTCTCTGGAGCTGTGCCGGCCCGTGCTACAGCAAGGACGCAAGCAGCTGCTGGAGAAGTGGCTGAAAGAGGACAAG CTGGAGTGTTGTGAGGAGCTTGGTGACCTGGTTAAGGCAGTAGATCCTACGCTAGCCCTCAGTGTCTACCTCAGAGCCAACGTACCCAGCAAGGTGATCCAGTGCTTTGCTGAGACCGGACAGTTCCAGAAGATAGTGCTCTACGCCAAAAAG GTGGGCTACTCTCCAGACTGGGTGTTTCTGTTGAGGAATGTGATGCGGGTCAGTCCAGAACAGGGTCTACAGTTCTCTCAGATGCTGGTGGCAGATGAGGAGCCCCTGGCCAACATCAACCAG ATAGTGGATGTGTTCATGGAGGGAAGTCTGATCCAGCAGTGTACCTCATTCCTATTGGACGCTCTGAAGAACAATCAGCCAGCCGAGGGACACCTACAGACACGCCTACTGGAGATGAACCTCATCCACGCCCCccag GTAGCCGACGCGATCCTTGGCAACCAGATGTTTAGTCACTATGACCGAGCCCACATCGCCCAGCTGTGTGAGAAGGCTGGACTGCAACAGAGGGCTCTAGAGCACTACACTGACCTGTTCGACATCAAACGGGCTgtcgtacacacacacctgctcaaCCCTGAG TGGCTGGTGAATTTCTTTGGCGCCCTGTCAGTAGAGGACTCAGTAGAGTGTCTTCGGGCCATGTTATCAGCCAACATCAGACAGAACCTTCAGCTGTGTGTCCAGGTGGCATCTAAATACCACGAGCAGCTGGGAACAAACACCCTGGTGGAGCTCTTTGAGTCCTTCAAGAGCTACGAGG GTCTGTTCTACTTCCTGGGCTCCATAGTGAACTTCAGCCAGGACCCTGACGTCCATTTTAAATACATCCAGGCGGCCTGTAAGACAGGCCAGATCAAGGAAGTGGAGCGCATCTGTAGAGAGAGCAACTGTTACGACCCGGACAGGGTCAAGAACTTCCTCAAG gAGGCTAAATTGACAGACCAGCTGCCGTTGATCATAGTGTGTGACCGCTTTGACTTTGTCCATGACCTGGTGCTCTATCTCTACCGCAACACTCTGCAGAAGTACATAGAGATTTACGTTCAGAAG GTGAACCCCAGCCGTCTGCCTGTGGTGATAGGAGGTCTGTTGGATGTAGACTGTGCTGAAGACGTCATTAAGAACCTGATCATGGTGGTGAGAGGACAGTTCTCCACTGATGAGCTGGTAgcagaggtggagaagaggaacAG ACTGAAGCTGTTGTTGTCGTGGCTTGAGTCTCGTATCCACGAGGGCTGTGAAGAGCCGGCTACCCACAATGCCTTGGCTAAGATCTACATTGACAGTAACAACACCCCGGAGCGCTTCTTGAAGGAGAACACCTTCTACGACAGTGCTGTAGTGGGGAAGTATTGTGAGAAGAGAGACCCCCACCTCGCCTGTGTCGCCTATGAGAGGGGCCAGTGTGACCTGGACCTTATCAAG GTGTGCAATGAGAACTCCCTGTTCAAGAGTGAGGCTCGCTACCTGGTCCGACGGAAAGACCCAGAACTATGGGCCAACGTTCTTGAGGAGAATAACCCTTATAGACGCCAACTCATAGACCAG GTGGTGCAGACCGCTCTGTCAGAGACCCAGGACCCAGAGGAGGTGTCTGTGACGGTCAAGGCCTTCATGACAGCTGACCTGCCCAATGAGCTCATTGAACTACTGGAGAAGATTGTACTGGACAACTCAGTCTTCAGCGAGCACCG AAACCTCCAGAACCTGTTGATCCTGACGGCCATCAAGGCAGACCGTACCCGTGTGATGGAGTACGTCAACCGCCTGGACAACTACGACGCCCCCGACATCGCTAACATCGCCATCAGCAACGAGCTCTTCGAGGAGGCCTTCGCCATCTTCAAGAAGTTTGACGTCAACACCTCCGCCATTCAG GTCCTGATCGAGCAAATCAGTAACCTGGACAGAGCCTATGAGTTTGCAGAGCGTTGTAATGAGGCTGCGGTATGGAGTCAACTGGCCAGAGCCCAGCTCCagagagacctggttaaagaggCCATCGATTCCTACATCAAAGCCGACGACCCGTCAGCCTACATGGAGGTGGTCAGCGCTGCCAGCAAGAACA ataaCTGGGAGGATCTGGTGAAGTTCCTTCAGATGGCTCGTAAGAAGGCCAGAGAGTCGTATGTAGAGACAGAGCTCATCTTTGCTCTGGCTAAAACTGTCAGACTGGCCGAACTAGAGGAATTTGTCAGCGGCCCTAACAACGCCCATATACAACAG GTAGGAGATAGGTGTTATGAAGAAGGGATGTATGATGCTGCCAAGCTGCTGTACAATAACGTGTCCAACTTTGCCCGCCTGGCATCCACGCTGGTACACCTAGGAGAGTACCAAGCTGCTGTGGACAGCGCCAGGAAAGCCAACAGCACACGCACCTGGAAGGAG gtgtGTTGTGCGTGTGTGGATGGGGAAGAGTTTCGATTGGCTCAGATCTGTGGTCTACACATTGTTATCCACGCTGATGAACTGGAGGAGCTCATCAGCTACTACCAG GACCGGGGTTACTATGAGGAGCTGATAGGCCTGTTGGAGGCCGCGTTGGGTTTGGAGCGCGCTCACATGGGCATGTTCACAGAGCTGGCCATCCTCTACTCCAAATTTAAACCCCAGAAGATGAGAGAACACCTGGAACTCTTCTGGTCCCGCGTCAACATCCCtaag GTGCTGCGAGCGGCGGAGCAGTCCCATCTGTGGGCGGAGTTAGTGTTTCTGTATGATAAATACGAGGAATATGACAACGCTGTCCTCACGATGATGTCACACCCTACCGACGCTTGGAAGGAGGTGCAGTTCAAGGACATCATTGCCAAG GTGGCCAATGTGGAGCTGTACTACAAATCCCTTTCCTTTTACCTGGACAACAAACCTCTGCTGACGAACGACCTTCTGACCATACTGTCACCACGGTTAGACCACAGCCGCACGGTCAGCTACTTCACCAAG GTTAACCAGTTGAAGTTGGTAAAGCCTTACCTGAGGTCAGTTCAGAGTCATAACAACAAGGGAGTCAACGAGGCCCTCAATAACCtgctgacagaggaggaggactaccag GGTCTGAGGGCGTCTATCGATGCATATGATAACTTTGACACCATTGGTTTGGCCCAGAGACTGGAGAAGCATGAGCTGATTGAGTTCAGACGCATCGCAGCATACCTCTACAAAGGCAACAACCGCTGGAGACAGAGCGTGGAACTCTGCAAGAAGGACAAATTATACAAG GATGGAATGCTGTACGCTGCTGAGTCTAAGGATGCTGAGTTGGCTGAGACCCTGTTGCAGTGGTTCCTGGAGGAGGGCAGGAAGGAGTGTTTCGCTGCCTGTCTGTTTGCCTCCTATGACCTGTTGCACCCTGACGTGGTGCTGGAGCTGGCCTGGAGACACAACATAATGGACTTTGCCATGCCATACTTCATCCAAGTCATGAGGGAGTACCTCACCAAG GTTGATGAGGTTGAGGAGAAGGTGACG GTGGATAAACTGGAGGAGTCAGAAAGCCAAAGGAAGACTGAGGAAGAAGTCACAGAACCCACCCCCATAGTTTTCG gtcagCAGCTGATGTTGACGGCAGGCTCGGCTCCAGTGGCACCCCAGCCTGGATACCCAGGAGGCTACGGATACGCTGCCCCAGGCTACTCCCCCCAGCCCCCCTACAACTACAACATGTAG
- the LOC110525817 gene encoding clathrin heavy chain 1 isoform X2 yields MAQILPIRFQEHLQLQNLGVNPANIGFSYLTMESDKFICIREKVGEQNQVVIIDMADPNNPSRRPISADSAIMNPASKVIALKAAKCLQIFNIEMKSKMKAHTMTEEVMFWKWISVNTVALVTEAAVYHWSMEGDSQPIKVFDRHASLAGCQIINYRTDEQQKWLLLIGISAQQNRVVGAMQLYSVDRKVSQPIEGHAAAFGEFKVEGNTKASTLFCFAVRSQAGGKLHIIEVGQPATGNQPFTKKAVDVFFPPEAQTDFPVAMQIGTKHGVIYLITKYGYIHLYDLESGVCIYMNRISAETIFVTAPHELTSGIIGVNKKGQVLSVCVEEENIVNYATNVLQNPDLGLRMAVRSNLAGAEELFARKFNTLFAQGSYSEAAKVAASTPKGILRTAETIRKFQSVPAQPGQASPLLQYFGILLDQGQLNKFESLELCRPVLQQGRKQLLEKWLKEDKLECCEELGDLVKAVDPTLALSVYLRANVPSKVIQCFAETGQFQKIVLYAKKVGYSPDWVFLLRNVMRVSPEQGLQFSQMLVADEEPLANINQIVDVFMEGSLIQQCTSFLLDALKNNQPAEGHLQTRLLEMNLIHAPQVADAILGNQMFSHYDRAHIAQLCEKAGLQQRALEHYTDLFDIKRAVVHTHLLNPEWLVNFFGALSVEDSVECLRAMLSANIRQNLQLCVQVASKYHEQLGTNTLVELFESFKSYEGLFYFLGSIVNFSQDPDVHFKYIQAACKTGQIKEVERICRESNCYDPDRVKNFLKEAKLTDQLPLIIVCDRFDFVHDLVLYLYRNTLQKYIEIYVQKVNPSRLPVVIGGLLDVDCAEDVIKNLIMVVRGQFSTDELVAEVEKRNRLKLLLSWLESRIHEGCEEPATHNALAKIYIDSNNTPERFLKENTFYDSAVVGKYCEKRDPHLACVAYERGQCDLDLIKVCNENSLFKSEARYLVRRKDPELWANVLEENNPYRRQLIDQVVQTALSETQDPEEVSVTVKAFMTADLPNELIELLEKIVLDNSVFSEHRNLQNLLILTAIKADRTRVMEYVNRLDNYDAPDIANIAISNELFEEAFAIFKKFDVNTSAIQVLIEQISNLDRAYEFAERCNEAAVWSQLARAQLQRDLVKEAIDSYIKADDPSAYMEVVSAASKNNNWEDLVKFLQMARKKARESYVETELIFALAKTVRLAELEEFVSGPNNAHIQQVGDRCYEEGMYDAAKLLYNNVSNFARLASTLVHLGEYQAAVDSARKANSTRTWKEVCCACVDGEEFRLAQICGLHIVIHADELEELISYYQDRGYYEELIGLLEAALGLERAHMGMFTELAILYSKFKPQKMREHLELFWSRVNIPKVLRAAEQSHLWAELVFLYDKYEEYDNAVLTMMSHPTDAWKEVQFKDIIAKVANVELYYKSLSFYLDNKPLLTNDLLTILSPRLDHSRTVSYFTKVNQLKLVKPYLRSVQSHNNKGVNEALNNLLTEEEDYQGLRASIDAYDNFDTIGLAQRLEKHELIEFRRIAAYLYKGNNRWRQSVELCKKDKLYKDGMLYAAESKDAELAETLLQWFLEEGRKECFAACLFASYDLLHPDVVLELAWRHNIMDFAMPYFIQVMREYLTKVDKLEESESQRKTEEEVTEPTPIVFGQQLMLTAGSAPVAPQPGYPGGYGYAAPGYSPQPPYNYNM; encoded by the exons ATGGCCCAGATACTGCCGATACGATTTCAGGAACATCTGCAG CTGCAGAACCTGGGGGTGAACCCGGCTAACATTGGTTTCAGCTACCTGACCATGGAGTCTGACAAGTTCATCTGCATCCGGGAGAAGGTGGGCGAGCAGAACCAGGTGGTGATCATAGACATGGCTGACCCCAATAACCCCAGCAGACGTCCTATCTCTGCTGACAGTGCCATCATGAACCCTGCCAGCAAGGTCATCGCCCTCAAAG CTGCTAAGTGCCTGCAGATCTTCAACATTGAGATGAAGAGTAAGATGAAGGCTCACACCATGACTGAGGAAGTCATGTTCTGGAAGTGGATCTCTGTCAACACCGTCGCCTTGGTGACTGAAGCGGCTGTCTACCATTGGAGCATGGAGGGGGACTCGCAGCCCATCAAAGTGTTTGATCGGCACGCAAGTCTGGCCGGATGCCAGATCATAAACTACAGAACAGACGAACAGCAGAAGTGGCTCCTCCTTATAGGGATCTcggcacag CAAAACCGTGTGGTGGGGGCCATGCAGCTGTACTCTGTGGACAGGAAGGTGTCCCAGCCCATCGAAGGCCATGCTGCAGCCTTCGGAGAGTTTAAGGTGGAGGGCAACACCAAAGCCTCCACTCTGTTCTGCTTCGCTGTGCGCAGCCAGGCTGGGGGCAAG CTGCACATCATAGAGGTGGGTCAGCCGGCTACAGGGAACCAGCCGTTTACTAAGAAGGCTGTTGATGTGTTCTTCCCACCTGAGGCTCAGACAGACTTCCCCGTTGCCATGCAG ATTGGCACCAAGCACGGTGTGATCTACCTGATCACGAAGTATGGCTACATCCACCTGTACGACCTGGAGTCAGGAGTGTGTATCTACATGAACCGCATCAGCGCCGAGACCATCTTCGTCACCGCCCCCCACGAACTCACCTCCGGCATCATCGGGGTTAACAAGAAGGGACAG gtgttgtcagtgtgtgtggaggaggaaaACATAGTGAACTATGCCACCAACGTGCTGCAGAACCCAGACCTGGGCCTGAGGATGGCCGTGCGTTCTAACCTGGCCGGGGCTGAGGAGCTGTTTGCCAGGAAGTTCAACACACTGTTCGCCCAGGGCTCCTACTCCGAGGCTGCCAAGGTGGCCGCATCCACACCCAAG ggtatcctgcgcacAGCGGAGACCATCCGTAAGTTCCAGAGCGTGCCAGCCCAGCCGGGCCAGGCCTCTCCTCTGCTGCAGTACTTTGGCATCCTGCTGGACCAGGGCCAGCTCAACAAGTTTGAGTCTCTGGAGCTGTGCCGGCCCGTGCTACAGCAAGGACGCAAGCAGCTGCTGGAGAAGTGGCTGAAAGAGGACAAG CTGGAGTGTTGTGAGGAGCTTGGTGACCTGGTTAAGGCAGTAGATCCTACGCTAGCCCTCAGTGTCTACCTCAGAGCCAACGTACCCAGCAAGGTGATCCAGTGCTTTGCTGAGACCGGACAGTTCCAGAAGATAGTGCTCTACGCCAAAAAG GTGGGCTACTCTCCAGACTGGGTGTTTCTGTTGAGGAATGTGATGCGGGTCAGTCCAGAACAGGGTCTACAGTTCTCTCAGATGCTGGTGGCAGATGAGGAGCCCCTGGCCAACATCAACCAG ATAGTGGATGTGTTCATGGAGGGAAGTCTGATCCAGCAGTGTACCTCATTCCTATTGGACGCTCTGAAGAACAATCAGCCAGCCGAGGGACACCTACAGACACGCCTACTGGAGATGAACCTCATCCACGCCCCccag GTAGCCGACGCGATCCTTGGCAACCAGATGTTTAGTCACTATGACCGAGCCCACATCGCCCAGCTGTGTGAGAAGGCTGGACTGCAACAGAGGGCTCTAGAGCACTACACTGACCTGTTCGACATCAAACGGGCTgtcgtacacacacacctgctcaaCCCTGAG TGGCTGGTGAATTTCTTTGGCGCCCTGTCAGTAGAGGACTCAGTAGAGTGTCTTCGGGCCATGTTATCAGCCAACATCAGACAGAACCTTCAGCTGTGTGTCCAGGTGGCATCTAAATACCACGAGCAGCTGGGAACAAACACCCTGGTGGAGCTCTTTGAGTCCTTCAAGAGCTACGAGG GTCTGTTCTACTTCCTGGGCTCCATAGTGAACTTCAGCCAGGACCCTGACGTCCATTTTAAATACATCCAGGCGGCCTGTAAGACAGGCCAGATCAAGGAAGTGGAGCGCATCTGTAGAGAGAGCAACTGTTACGACCCGGACAGGGTCAAGAACTTCCTCAAG gAGGCTAAATTGACAGACCAGCTGCCGTTGATCATAGTGTGTGACCGCTTTGACTTTGTCCATGACCTGGTGCTCTATCTCTACCGCAACACTCTGCAGAAGTACATAGAGATTTACGTTCAGAAG GTGAACCCCAGCCGTCTGCCTGTGGTGATAGGAGGTCTGTTGGATGTAGACTGTGCTGAAGACGTCATTAAGAACCTGATCATGGTGGTGAGAGGACAGTTCTCCACTGATGAGCTGGTAgcagaggtggagaagaggaacAG ACTGAAGCTGTTGTTGTCGTGGCTTGAGTCTCGTATCCACGAGGGCTGTGAAGAGCCGGCTACCCACAATGCCTTGGCTAAGATCTACATTGACAGTAACAACACCCCGGAGCGCTTCTTGAAGGAGAACACCTTCTACGACAGTGCTGTAGTGGGGAAGTATTGTGAGAAGAGAGACCCCCACCTCGCCTGTGTCGCCTATGAGAGGGGCCAGTGTGACCTGGACCTTATCAAG GTGTGCAATGAGAACTCCCTGTTCAAGAGTGAGGCTCGCTACCTGGTCCGACGGAAAGACCCAGAACTATGGGCCAACGTTCTTGAGGAGAATAACCCTTATAGACGCCAACTCATAGACCAG GTGGTGCAGACCGCTCTGTCAGAGACCCAGGACCCAGAGGAGGTGTCTGTGACGGTCAAGGCCTTCATGACAGCTGACCTGCCCAATGAGCTCATTGAACTACTGGAGAAGATTGTACTGGACAACTCAGTCTTCAGCGAGCACCG AAACCTCCAGAACCTGTTGATCCTGACGGCCATCAAGGCAGACCGTACCCGTGTGATGGAGTACGTCAACCGCCTGGACAACTACGACGCCCCCGACATCGCTAACATCGCCATCAGCAACGAGCTCTTCGAGGAGGCCTTCGCCATCTTCAAGAAGTTTGACGTCAACACCTCCGCCATTCAG GTCCTGATCGAGCAAATCAGTAACCTGGACAGAGCCTATGAGTTTGCAGAGCGTTGTAATGAGGCTGCGGTATGGAGTCAACTGGCCAGAGCCCAGCTCCagagagacctggttaaagaggCCATCGATTCCTACATCAAAGCCGACGACCCGTCAGCCTACATGGAGGTGGTCAGCGCTGCCAGCAAGAACA ataaCTGGGAGGATCTGGTGAAGTTCCTTCAGATGGCTCGTAAGAAGGCCAGAGAGTCGTATGTAGAGACAGAGCTCATCTTTGCTCTGGCTAAAACTGTCAGACTGGCCGAACTAGAGGAATTTGTCAGCGGCCCTAACAACGCCCATATACAACAG GTAGGAGATAGGTGTTATGAAGAAGGGATGTATGATGCTGCCAAGCTGCTGTACAATAACGTGTCCAACTTTGCCCGCCTGGCATCCACGCTGGTACACCTAGGAGAGTACCAAGCTGCTGTGGACAGCGCCAGGAAAGCCAACAGCACACGCACCTGGAAGGAG gtgtGTTGTGCGTGTGTGGATGGGGAAGAGTTTCGATTGGCTCAGATCTGTGGTCTACACATTGTTATCCACGCTGATGAACTGGAGGAGCTCATCAGCTACTACCAG GACCGGGGTTACTATGAGGAGCTGATAGGCCTGTTGGAGGCCGCGTTGGGTTTGGAGCGCGCTCACATGGGCATGTTCACAGAGCTGGCCATCCTCTACTCCAAATTTAAACCCCAGAAGATGAGAGAACACCTGGAACTCTTCTGGTCCCGCGTCAACATCCCtaag GTGCTGCGAGCGGCGGAGCAGTCCCATCTGTGGGCGGAGTTAGTGTTTCTGTATGATAAATACGAGGAATATGACAACGCTGTCCTCACGATGATGTCACACCCTACCGACGCTTGGAAGGAGGTGCAGTTCAAGGACATCATTGCCAAG GTGGCCAATGTGGAGCTGTACTACAAATCCCTTTCCTTTTACCTGGACAACAAACCTCTGCTGACGAACGACCTTCTGACCATACTGTCACCACGGTTAGACCACAGCCGCACGGTCAGCTACTTCACCAAG GTTAACCAGTTGAAGTTGGTAAAGCCTTACCTGAGGTCAGTTCAGAGTCATAACAACAAGGGAGTCAACGAGGCCCTCAATAACCtgctgacagaggaggaggactaccag GGTCTGAGGGCGTCTATCGATGCATATGATAACTTTGACACCATTGGTTTGGCCCAGAGACTGGAGAAGCATGAGCTGATTGAGTTCAGACGCATCGCAGCATACCTCTACAAAGGCAACAACCGCTGGAGACAGAGCGTGGAACTCTGCAAGAAGGACAAATTATACAAG GATGGAATGCTGTACGCTGCTGAGTCTAAGGATGCTGAGTTGGCTGAGACCCTGTTGCAGTGGTTCCTGGAGGAGGGCAGGAAGGAGTGTTTCGCTGCCTGTCTGTTTGCCTCCTATGACCTGTTGCACCCTGACGTGGTGCTGGAGCTGGCCTGGAGACACAACATAATGGACTTTGCCATGCCATACTTCATCCAAGTCATGAGGGAGTACCTCACCAAG GTGGATAAACTGGAGGAGTCAGAAAGCCAAAGGAAGACTGAGGAAGAAGTCACAGAACCCACCCCCATAGTTTTCG gtcagCAGCTGATGTTGACGGCAGGCTCGGCTCCAGTGGCACCCCAGCCTGGATACCCAGGAGGCTACGGATACGCTGCCCCAGGCTACTCCCCCCAGCCCCCCTACAACTACAACATGTAG